The DNA window GTCGGCTGAGCGTTCCATATAGCGGCTGATAAATGCCAATTGTGTAATTTGGCCAAGCTTGTCTGGGTTTTCGCCACCTGCTTGTATCAATTTACGAATTACATCCCCGTATAATTCATCTACTTGGTCATCTAATTCAGCAATTTCTTTCGCTTTAACGATATCTTCTTCGACAAACGCATCAATCACTTGATGCAACATTGCAACCGCTAACTTCTGCATTTGCTGAATTTGCGCTATTTGAGGCAATAATGGTTGATTGCCAATGCGAATTGTTTCTTTAGCAATATTTACTGCATAATCACCGACACGTTCCATATCTGACGCCACTTTTATCGTAACGATTAACCGCCTTAAATCGGTAGCAACTGGCGATTGCTTTGCAATCAATAAAATGACACGGTCATTAATAAACTCTTCTAACTGGTTGATATCCTTATCGTCTTCAATCACTTCGAGTGCCGCATCCACATCTTGCGTCATAAGTGCATCCATTGATTTATTTAACGCCTTTACCGCCATCGTACTCAACGACACCAATTCTTCTTGCGCGGTATTTAATTCGAATTCGAATTTTTCACGTACTGACAAAAATTCCACCTCCTCTTTTAGCCGAATCGGCCTGAAATGTAATCTTCCGTTCGTTTATCGGAAGGATTTGAAAAAATCGTATCTGTGTGATCATATTCAATCACTTCTCCGTTTAAAAAGAATGCTGTCTTATCTGAAATCCGCGCCGCTTGTTGCATATTATGCGTCACAATAATAATGCTATAGTCTTTTTTCAGTTCTTGAACCAACTCTTCGACTTTTAACGTGGAAATGGGATCTAAAGCTGATGTCGGCTCATCCATTAAAATAACGTCAGGTTCAATCGCCAAAGCACGTGCGATGCAAATTCGTTGCTGTTGTCCACCTGAAATGCTATACGCATTGTCGTTCAAGCGATCTTTTACTTCTTCCCAGATAGCCGCTCCACGTAAACTTTTTTCAACAATTTCATCAAGTATTTTTTTATTTTTAATGCCATGGATACGAGGACCGTAGGCAATATTATCATAAATTGATTTTGGAAATGGATTGGGTTTTTGAAAAACCATGCCCACGCGAGTCCGCAACTCTTCGACGCCGTAATCTTGATCGAAAATATTACGTCCCCTATAAAGAATTTCTCCAGACGTCTTCACTGAAGGCACTAATTCAACCATGCGGTTTAAGGTTTTAAGGTAAGTTGATTTGCCACATCCCGAAGGTCCGATAATAGCAGTAACTTCATTTTCCTTAATTTCTAAATCAATATTTTTTAAGGCATGATTGTTGCCATACCAAAGATTTAGTTGATTGGTTTCATAAACAGCTTTTTTTGCAATCTCAGTTGATCTTGTCTCTGTCACTGTTTTTTTCGTCATAATAGTAGTCATCAGTAGAACCCCTCCCACATCATTAACATTAATAGCGTTTATCAAATTTATTGCGGATAATAACTGCGATGGAATTCATAAACAACAGAACTGCCATCAACACCATAATTCCTGCAGCTGCCACAGTTTGAAATTCTTGCTGCGGTCGACTTGACCAATCATAAATCTGCATAGGCAGCGCTGTAAAAGTATCCATAACACCAGCTGGCAAAAATTGAATAATAACTGGCACACCAATAACAATCAATGGCGCTGTTTCTCCTATGGCACGTGATAATGCTAAAATACTGCCTGTTAAGATGCCGGGGATAGCCGCTGGCAAAATAATTTTGACGATAGTCTGCCATTTTGTAGCGCCCATACCGTACGATGCATCTCTAAGTTCACCTGGAACTGAGCGAATTGCTTCTTGTGAAGCTACGACAATGACTGGCAAAATCAATAGGCTCATCGTAAAGCCTGCCGCTAAAATACTATTTCCTAGTGCCATAGCACGAACAAATATCGTCAGTCCAAGCAAACCAAATACCACTGATGGAACTCCCGCTAAATTGGAAATGTTCATTCGAATAAAACTGGTAATGCGGTTTTGTTTTGCGTATTCTTCAAGGTAGATAGCAGAGCCAACACCTAAAATAATAGAAGTCGGAGCGACGACGACCATTAACCATAACGAGCCGATGAGTGCCGCTTTAATCCCCGCTTTTTCCGGGAACCGCGAAGCGAAGTTAGTTAAAAATTCAATCGATAGATGCCCTGCTCCTTGCGTGACAATCCGGTAAAGCAAAATAACCAATGCCAATAATGCCAGTAAAGTTGCAGCTAAGAAGATGACTTTGAAAATACGGTTAACAAGCAATCTGCCATTCATTCGCTTTATAACTTGCTGGTGTTCAATATATCTCATCTTAATATTCCTCCCTGAAACGTTTTGAGACGTAGCCGGCAAGGACATTCATCATCATTGTAAAGACAAATAATGTAAATCCAACTGCATAGATGGAATAGTAGATAGTTGTGCCATATCCCGCGTCCCCTTTTGATACTTGGACAATGTATGCGGTCATGGTCTGTATGGATCCGGTAAAGTCCCCATCGAATCTGGGTGTTGATCCTGCGGCAAGCGAAACGATCATCGTTTCTCCAATGGCTCTCGATACGGCAAGAACCACAGATGCAATGATCCCTGAAAGAGCAGCCGGCACAGTAATTTTCCAAGCGACTTCAAATTTTGTCGACCCCATTGCCAAAGCGCCTTCTCGTATACTTTTCGGTACAGCAGACATGGCGTCTTCTGACAAGGAAGCGATCATCGGAATAATCATAATACCGACAACAATTCCGGGTGAAATTGCATTAAAAATCTTAATTTCTGGAAATACCGATTGAAGAATAGGTGTTACAAATGTTAGCGCAAAAAATCCATAAACAATTGTTGGAACACCGGCCAATACTTCAAGAATTGGTTTTAAGACACGCCGAACATTTTCGCTAGCGTATTCACTCAAATAAATAGCAGCTGCAATTCCGATTGGCACCGCCACTACAGTTGCGATTAACGTAACTTTCAAGGTTCCAACAATTAAAGGGAGAATCCCAAATTGTGCATCTTTATTTGAAAACGGTAGCCACGTAGTCCCAAAAATAAAGTCAAAAAATGGTACACGCGTGAAAAATGTTATCGTTTCAACAATTAATGTTAAAACGATTCCAATAGACGTCAAAACGGATACTGACGCAATTAAGAACAGTATAATTGGAATGATTTTTTCAATTATTTTTTTGTTTTTCTTGCCATTTGACCGTGCGATCATTTCTTGTACAGATGGTCGCATATAAAATCCCCTTTCAACCGCGAAAGGTGAGCAGTGGCTGCTCACCCGTAACTTAAACTATATAAATGTATCAACCTGTTGATATTCCTTGCTTATTCAGACAGTTATTACTTATTTTAAAGCTTCTAAATCAGCTAATCCTTTATCGTACGCTTCTTGTGGCAACGCAACATAACCGACTGCTTCTGCCATAGCTCCAGCGTTTTCTAACGTATACTTCATGAAATCATATGCCGCATCGCTATCTGCAAGTGCTGCATTGTTCGCATAGGTGAATAGTGGACGCGATAGCGGCGCATAGTCTCCTGATTCGATTGTTTCGTTAGTTGGTTCAACACCATCAATTGAAACGACTTTCAATGTATCTTGGTTAGCTACGTAATAGGCATAGCCAAAAAATCCGATGGCATTTGGATCCGCTTGAATCCCTTGTACCAATGTGTTGTCATCTTCCGAAAGAGTTGCTGAGCTGACCAAGTCTTCGTCTTCAAGAATGACTTCATTGAAATAATCGTAAGTTCCTGAATCTGTTCCTGGCGCATAGAAGACGACTTCTTCCTCTGGCCATTCTGGGTTGATGTCAGACCATTTTTTCGTTGTGCCATCTTCTACCCAAAGTTTTTTCAAATCTTCTACTGTCAAATCTTCTACCCAGTCATTTTCTTGACTGACAACAACTGATAGCCCATCAAAAGCCAATTGAAATTCTGTATAGTCAATGCCTGCTTCTTGAAGACTCGCTATTTCTTCTTCTTTTATAGGTCGAGAGGCGTTAGAGAAATCTGTTTCGCCTTGAATGAATTTTTCAAATCCGCCACCAGTACCCGATGTACCAACTGTTACTTTGACGTCTGGCTGAGCTCCAGCATATTCTTCCACAATGCCTTCCATAATGGGTGCGACTGTAGAGGATCCGTCACCTGCTACGGTTCCTTCAGCAACTGCCTCATCTCCAGCTGTTTCTGAACTGGTTTCTCCTGTTTCTGTACCGGCATCTGTGCTGCCACAAGCACCAAGAATTAAAGCTGATCCAAGAATTGTTGAAGCCATTGCGAATTTCCAGTTTCTCATTACATTATGTCCCCCTATGTGTTTGTGTTTGTATTTGTTTACATTC is part of the Planococcus kocurii genome and encodes:
- a CDS encoding PstS family phosphate ABC transporter substrate-binding protein, with translation MRNWKFAMASTILGSALILGACGSTDAGTETGETSSETAGDEAVAEGTVAGDGSSTVAPIMEGIVEEYAGAQPDVKVTVGTSGTGGGFEKFIQGETDFSNASRPIKEEEIASLQEAGIDYTEFQLAFDGLSVVVSQENDWVEDLTVEDLKKLWVEDGTTKKWSDINPEWPEEEVVFYAPGTDSGTYDYFNEVILEDEDLVSSATLSEDDNTLVQGIQADPNAIGFFGYAYYVANQDTLKVVSIDGVEPTNETIESGDYAPLSRPLFTYANNAALADSDAAYDFMKYTLENAGAMAEAVGYVALPQEAYDKGLADLEALK
- the pstA gene encoding phosphate ABC transporter permease PstA; its protein translation is MRYIEHQQVIKRMNGRLLVNRIFKVIFLAATLLALLALVILLYRIVTQGAGHLSIEFLTNFASRFPEKAGIKAALIGSLWLMVVVAPTSIILGVGSAIYLEEYAKQNRITSFIRMNISNLAGVPSVVFGLLGLTIFVRAMALGNSILAAGFTMSLLILPVIVVASQEAIRSVPGELRDASYGMGATKWQTIVKIILPAAIPGILTGSILALSRAIGETAPLIVIGVPVIIQFLPAGVMDTFTALPMQIYDWSSRPQQEFQTVAAAGIMVLMAVLLFMNSIAVIIRNKFDKRY
- the phoU gene encoding phosphate signaling complex protein PhoU encodes the protein MSVREKFEFELNTAQEELVSLSTMAVKALNKSMDALMTQDVDAALEVIEDDKDINQLEEFINDRVILLIAKQSPVATDLRRLIVTIKVASDMERVGDYAVNIAKETIRIGNQPLLPQIAQIQQMQKLAVAMLHQVIDAFVEEDIVKAKEIAELDDQVDELYGDVIRKLIQAGGENPDKLGQITQLAFISRYMERSADHATNIAEQLFYLVRGQHYDLNK
- the pstB gene encoding phosphate ABC transporter ATP-binding protein PstB; translated protein: MTTIMTKKTVTETRSTEIAKKAVYETNQLNLWYGNNHALKNIDLEIKENEVTAIIGPSGCGKSTYLKTLNRMVELVPSVKTSGEILYRGRNIFDQDYGVEELRTRVGMVFQKPNPFPKSIYDNIAYGPRIHGIKNKKILDEIVEKSLRGAAIWEEVKDRLNDNAYSISGGQQQRICIARALAIEPDVILMDEPTSALDPISTLKVEELVQELKKDYSIIIVTHNMQQAARISDKTAFFLNGEVIEYDHTDTIFSNPSDKRTEDYISGRFG
- the pstC gene encoding phosphate ABC transporter permease subunit PstC; amino-acid sequence: MRPSVQEMIARSNGKKNKKIIEKIIPIILFLIASVSVLTSIGIVLTLIVETITFFTRVPFFDFIFGTTWLPFSNKDAQFGILPLIVGTLKVTLIATVVAVPIGIAAAIYLSEYASENVRRVLKPILEVLAGVPTIVYGFFALTFVTPILQSVFPEIKIFNAISPGIVVGIMIIPMIASLSEDAMSAVPKSIREGALAMGSTKFEVAWKITVPAALSGIIASVVLAVSRAIGETMIVSLAAGSTPRFDGDFTGSIQTMTAYIVQVSKGDAGYGTTIYYSIYAVGFTLFVFTMMMNVLAGYVSKRFREEY